The following proteins are encoded in a genomic region of Gouania willdenowi chromosome 6, fGouWil2.1, whole genome shotgun sequence:
- the LOC114464221 gene encoding NLR family CARD domain-containing protein 3-like — MAQLLEDNIISFVKAELKHMQKIVDGDDPECSESQMEGEDEEQRRSREAFLNITLYFLKRMKQEELAERLQSRTKAHRYQPELKSKLKKKFQCVHEGVAEAGSPTLLKEIFTELCITEGGGGEVNQEHEVMQIETSSRRSNTAERAITLEELFKAPPGRPRPIRTVMTKGVAGIGKTLLTHKFTVDWAEDKAQQEVHYTFPLTFRELNVLRGRSFSLVGLVNHFFSGSKEAGICSFQDFLVLFILDGLDECRLPLDFLSTQTLTDVSESTSVEVLLINLIRGELLPSARLWITTRPAAANQIPPECVDMVTEVRGFTDHQKDEYFRRRFTDEEQVSRIMSHIRTCRCLHIMCHIPLFCWITATVLEDMLKSREEGELPRTLTQIYSHYVVLQNKVKTVKFDGGAATDQHLSLQSRKMMESLGKLAFEQLQKGKLIFYESDLTECGMDLRAASVCSGVFTQVFIEESSLYQDKVFTFIHLSLQEFLAALHVHHTFISSKVNLLENSLMFKFKQTFNLLHSGGQPDLKFLHQSAVNEALRSPNGHLDLFLRFLLGLSLPTNQRLLQGLLTQTGNDSQTNQRTVKYIKKKLSESLSTERSINLFHCLNEVNDRSLLEEIQQSMRSGRLSTEKLSPAQWSALVFILLSSQEHLEVFDLKSFSPSEEAFLKLLPVIKASKKVKLSSCGLSRISCAALSSVLSSQSSSVKHLDLSNNDLQDSGVKLLCEGLKSPHCKLDYLSLSGCVITEVGGASLAAALSSNSSSVRELDLSYNHPGDSAVKLLSQTLNTLRADHGGEQRIKAGVRKYFCHIHLDTNSINRNLRLSDNNRMVTWVKKEELYPDHQGRFDLYQVLCSTGLTGRCYWEVEWNGYVYIAVSYRGIRRKGNSNDCWFGFNNQSWRLECYDGFYYFRHNNIETRTSCPSGSSGRVGVYVDCPDGRLSFYKVSSDSLTLIHTVCTSFTDTLYPGFGFGFWSIGSSVSLSPV; from the exons atggcccag ctgctggaggacaacatcatcagctttgttaaggctgaactcaaacacatgcagaagattgtggatggagatgatccagagtgctcagagagtcagatggagggtgaagatgaggagcagaggaggagcagggaggcctttctgaacatcacactgtatttcctgaagaggatgaagcaggaggagctggctgagcgtctgcagagca gaacaaaggCTCATCGATACCAACCTGAGCTGAAGTCCAAGCTGAAGAAGAAGTTCCAGTGTGTGCATGAAGGTGTGGCTGAAGCAGGAAGTCCAACCCTCCTGAAGGAGATCTTCACAGAGCTCTgcatcacagagggagggggtggAGAGGTCAACCAGGAACATGAGGTCATGCAGATAGAAACATCATCCAGGAGATCAAacacagcagaaagagccatcacactagaagagctctttaaagctcctcctggaagacctcgaccaatcaggacagtgatgacaaaaggcgtggctggcattgggaaaacactcttaacacacaagttcactgtggactgggctgaagacaaagcccagcaggaggtccactacacattcccactgaccttcagagagctgaacgtgctgagggggaggagcttcagcttggtgggacttgttaatcacttcttctctggaagcaaagaagcaggaatctgcagcttccaggacttcctggttttgttcatcttggatggtctggatgagtgtcggctccctctggacttcctcagcactcagaccctgactgatgtctcagagtccacctcagtggaggttctgctgataaacctcatcagaggagaactgcttccatcagcccgactctggataaccacacggcctgcagcagccaatcagatccctcCTGAGTGTGTGGACATGGTGACAGAAGTCAGAGGGTTTACGGACCATCAGAAGGACGAGTACTTCAGGAGGAGGTTcacagatgaggagcaggtcagcaggatcatgtcccacatcaggacgtgtcgttgcctccacatcatgtgccacatcccgctcttctgctggatcactgctacagttctggaggacatgttgaagagcagagaggagggagagctgcccaggactctgactcagatctacagccactatgtggtccttcagaacaaagtcaagaCAGTGAAGTTTGATGGAGGAGCTGCCACAGATCAACACTTGAGTCTACAGAGCAGGAAGATGATGGAGTCTCtgggaaaactggcttttgagcagctgcagaaaggaaagCTGATCTTCTATGAGAGTGACCTGACAGAGTGTGGCATGGACCTCAGAGCAGCCTCAGTGTGTTCAGGAGTGTTCACACAGGTCTTCATAGAGGAGAGCAGCCTGTACCAGGACAAGGTGTTCACCTTCATCCATCTGAGCCTTCAGGAGTTTCTGGCTGCTCTTCATGTCCATCACACCTTCATCAGCTCTAAAGTCAATCTTCTGGAGAACTCATTGATGTTTAAattcaaacaaacttttaacCTTCTCCATAGTGGAGGTCAGCCTGACTTAaaatttctccatcaaagtgCTGTCAACGAGGCCTTACGGAGTCCAAACGGACACTTGGACTTGTTCCTCCGCTTCCtgctgggtctttcactgccaaccaatcagaggctcctacaaggcctgctgacacagacaggaaatgactcacagaccaatcagagaacagttaaatacatcaagaagaagctgagtgagagtttgtccacagagagaagcatcaACCTGTTCCACTGTCTGAATGAAGTGAATGATCGCTCTCTGCTGGAGGAGATCCAACAGTCCATGAGATCAGGACGTCTCTCCACAGAGAAactgtctcctgctcagtggtcagctctggtcttcatcttactgtcatcacaAGAGCATCTGGAAGTCTTTGACCTGAAgagtttctctccttcagaggaagcttttctgaagctgctcccagtgATCAAAGCCTCCAAGAAAGTTAA GTTGAGTTCCTGTGGTCTCTCAAGGAtaagctgtgcagctctgtcctcagtcctcagctctcagtcctccagtgtgaaacatctggacctgagtaacaatgatctgcaggattcaggagtgaagctgctgtgtgaaggactgaagagtcctcactgtaaactggactatctcag tctgtcaggttgtgtcatcacagaggtgggcggggcttctctggcagcagctttgagctccaactcctccagtgtgagagagctggacctgagctacaaccatccaggagactcagcagtgaagctgctctctcagacactgaacactctgag ggcggaccatggaggagagcagaggatcaaagctggtgtgaggaagt atttctgtcacattcacctcgacacaaactccatcaacagaaacctcagactgtctgacaacaacaggatGGTGACATGGGTGAAGAAGGAGGAGCTTTATCCTGATCATCAGGGCAGATTTGATCTCTATCAGGTTCTGTGTagtactggtctgactggtcgctgttactgggaggtggagtggaATGGATATGTTTATAtagcagtgagttacagaggaatCAGAAGGAAAGGAAACAGTAATGATTGTTGGTTTGGATTTAATAATCAGTCCTGGAGACTGGAATGCTACGATGGTTTTTACTACTTCAGACACAATAACATAGAAACACGTACCTCCTGTCCCAGTGGTTCCTCTGGTAGAGTAGGAGTGTATGTGGACTGTCCTGATGGACGTCTGTCCTTCTATaaagtctcctctgactctctgacactcatccacaccgtctgtacctccttcactgacactctgtatCCTGGGTTTGGGTTTGGGTTTTGGTCCATTGGTTCctcagtgtctctgagtcctgtgtga